One stretch of Deinococcus aquaedulcis DNA includes these proteins:
- a CDS encoding carbohydrate ABC transporter permease, whose amino-acid sequence MTAALPGTPAHHTPQARDRWLARRRWARAGWLYAFMLVMSFFFLGPFVTGLLSSLKDNPNEYPPTLNIPQLTPQFITRAWQLGVQGGGDGWQGGLKPGRSVSFEVSVQSPAGAPQTPPTVALFPYQPVSLVAVARQAQAKDYAALTTEQVAQRNDVRTYRVTVKSPVLTRQTGDPVRAVLVAPDANLRARLPGGEVVPVVLDTPEAQAKQYELNEGQAVELVRGPGGYALRGPLFERTPLQVDVVRGQSIVGSTLPPSDRQNFGRSFAYRNITPGVLGYTFNNYRRAFNETRDGKSGRSLFFSWVMNSFLYAFLRVAAAVVFCSLAGYALARMQFPGKNLIFLGAVLFVQMVPTQVNLVSNYVLLKDLNLLNIWGLWLSGLVAAGGVFLMKQFFEGMPRELEESAAIDGAGTLTTFFRVMLPQAGPALIALAITQFQGAWNDFFWPLVILRENTSFTLTVGLSNFRELYGGQGDYGLILAGAVLSAIPVIILFVVFQRYFVDTGADSAVKG is encoded by the coding sequence ATGACGGCTGCGCTGCCGGGCACCCCGGCCCACCACACCCCCCAGGCCCGCGACCGCTGGCTGGCGCGGCGCCGCTGGGCCCGCGCGGGCTGGCTGTACGCCTTCATGCTGGTCATGAGCTTTTTCTTTCTGGGCCCCTTTGTGACCGGGCTGCTGAGTTCCCTGAAAGACAACCCCAACGAGTACCCGCCCACCCTGAACATTCCGCAGCTGACCCCGCAGTTCATCACGCGGGCGTGGCAGCTGGGTGTGCAGGGCGGGGGCGACGGCTGGCAGGGTGGCCTGAAGCCCGGACGCAGCGTGAGCTTTGAGGTGAGCGTGCAGTCGCCCGCCGGCGCGCCGCAAACCCCGCCCACCGTGGCCCTATTTCCCTACCAGCCCGTCAGTCTGGTGGCGGTGGCGCGGCAGGCCCAAGCCAAGGACTACGCCGCCCTCACCACCGAGCAGGTGGCCCAGCGCAACGACGTGCGCACCTACCGCGTGACCGTCAAAAGCCCGGTGCTCACCCGCCAGACTGGCGACCCCGTCCGCGCGGTGCTGGTGGCCCCAGACGCCAATCTGCGTGCCCGGCTGCCCGGGGGCGAGGTGGTGCCCGTGGTGCTGGACACCCCCGAAGCCCAGGCCAAGCAGTACGAACTGAACGAGGGGCAGGCGGTGGAACTGGTGCGCGGCCCTGGCGGCTACGCCCTGCGCGGGCCCCTCTTCGAGCGCACGCCGCTGCAGGTGGACGTGGTGCGCGGCCAGAGCATCGTGGGCAGCACCCTGCCGCCCAGCGACCGCCAGAACTTCGGGCGCTCGTTCGCCTACCGCAACATCACGCCCGGGGTGCTGGGCTACACCTTCAACAACTACCGCCGGGCCTTTAACGAAACCCGTGACGGCAAGAGTGGCCGCAGCCTGTTTTTCAGCTGGGTGATGAACTCGTTCCTGTACGCCTTCCTGCGGGTGGCGGCGGCCGTGGTGTTCTGCTCGCTGGCGGGCTACGCGCTGGCCCGCATGCAGTTTCCCGGCAAGAACCTGATTTTCCTGGGAGCGGTGCTGTTCGTGCAGATGGTGCCCACCCAGGTCAATCTGGTGAGCAACTACGTGCTGCTCAAGGATCTGAACCTGCTGAACATCTGGGGCCTGTGGCTCTCGGGGCTGGTGGCGGCGGGCGGCGTGTTCCTGATGAAGCAGTTTTTTGAAGGCATGCCGCGCGAACTGGAGGAATCGGCGGCCATTGACGGCGCGGGCACCCTGACCACCTTCTTCCGCGTGATGCTGCCGCAGGCGGGCCCGGCCCTGATCGCCCTGGCGATCACCCAGTTTCAGGGCGCCTGGAACGACTTTTTCTGGCCGCTGGTGATTCTGCGCGAGAACACCAGTTTCACCCTCACGGTGGGCCTGTCCAACTTCCGCGAACTGTACGGCGGCCAGGGCGACTACGGCCTGATTCTGGCCGGGGCGGTGCTCAGCGCCATTCCGGTGATCATCCTGTTTGTGGTGTTCCAGCGCTACTTCGTGGACACCGGGGCCGACAGCGCGGTGAAGGGCTAG
- the rdgB gene encoding RdgB/HAM1 family non-canonical purine NTP pyrophosphatase, protein MNDAGMKVMLATGNAGKVREIQEALSGLNWTLTSVSGLPLPEETGRTYEDNAALKACFVAHMTAMPALADDSGLEVEALGGEPGVYSARYGNWNSDVERNVYLLDKLRGQANRRAKFVSVVILAHPDGHVETYRGELQGTLLEGPRGDGGFGYDPLFVPDGHTRTLAEMTVPEKRAISHRGQALAALVHAYREGPPARPVPTTSDE, encoded by the coding sequence ATGAACGACGCAGGGATGAAGGTCATGCTGGCCACCGGCAACGCCGGGAAAGTGCGGGAAATACAAGAAGCGCTGTCTGGCCTGAACTGGACCCTCACCAGCGTCAGCGGCCTGCCTCTGCCCGAGGAAACCGGGCGCACCTACGAGGACAACGCCGCCCTGAAAGCCTGCTTTGTGGCCCACATGACCGCCATGCCCGCCCTGGCCGACGACAGCGGCCTGGAAGTCGAGGCCCTGGGCGGCGAACCCGGCGTGTATTCGGCGCGCTACGGCAACTGGAACAGCGATGTGGAGCGCAACGTGTACCTGCTCGACAAGCTGCGCGGGCAGGCCAACCGCCGCGCCAAGTTCGTGTCGGTGGTGATTCTGGCTCACCCCGACGGTCACGTGGAAACCTACCGGGGCGAACTCCAGGGCACCCTGCTCGAAGGCCCGCGCGGCGACGGTGGCTTCGGCTACGACCCCCTCTTTGTGCCCGACGGCCACACCCGCACCCTCGCCGAAATGACCGTGCCTGAAAAGCGCGCCATCAGCCACCGGGGCCAGGCCCTGGCGGCTCTGGTCCATGCCTACCGCGAAGGCCCCCCCGCCCGCCCCGTCCCCACCACAAGCGACGAATAA
- the rraA gene encoding ribonuclease E activity regulator RraA, with amino-acid sequence MTPTPTHTELRSADQPSADLPTQDLPTTDLSDLYPDAQVLLPLLTDYGGRPRFTGTAVTLRVHEHNPLVRAALETPGEGRVLVVDGGGSLNCALLGGLLGDLAVQNGWAGVIVHGCVRDTAELRCLPLGVRALAAHPRRSGKAMQGEQNVSVTFAGVTIRPGDRLHADEDGIVVLPA; translated from the coding sequence ATGACCCCCACCCCCACCCACACCGAGCTCCGCAGCGCCGATCAACCCAGTGCCGATCTGCCTACCCAGGACCTGCCCACCACCGACCTGAGCGACCTCTACCCGGACGCGCAGGTGCTTCTGCCGCTGCTGACCGACTACGGTGGCCGCCCCCGTTTTACCGGCACGGCGGTGACTCTGCGGGTGCACGAGCACAACCCGCTGGTGCGCGCCGCCCTGGAAACCCCCGGCGAGGGCCGCGTGCTGGTGGTGGACGGCGGCGGCAGCCTGAACTGTGCGCTGCTGGGCGGGCTGCTGGGCGATCTGGCGGTGCAGAACGGCTGGGCCGGCGTGATCGTGCACGGCTGCGTGCGCGACACCGCCGAACTGCGCTGCCTGCCGCTGGGCGTGCGGGCCCTGGCCGCCCACCCGCGCCGCAGCGGCAAGGCCATGCAGGGCGAACAGAACGTGTCGGTCACGTTTGCGGGCGTCACCATTCGCCCCGGTGACCGCCTGCACGCCGATGAAGACGGCATCGTGGTGCTGCCGGCCTGA
- a CDS encoding ABC transporter substrate-binding protein, with translation MKKTVLLSLAVLAAAAAQTAQAQTTIKINGYGGTDPAVVGDLINRFVKPALAKDRITVVYEPLQGDYNKALTTLLAAGNAGDVFYLPAETIDGFVATGKVLPLNGLVNTSPFIRSLNSAFTRNGRLYGVAKDFNTLTLVYNRDLFDEAGVPYPNNNDTWATLQTKLTTLKQKLGPDYAGICLQPNWDRFGAFAFATGWQQFDSKGRTNLADPRFVEAFNFYTGLAKNKVGVQPSEVSEGWTGGCLKTGKVAVAIEGSWIVNFLRDNAPNLKFGTALMPKYTKTGTRGNFLYTVGWAINSGTKNRQAALKVLNILTSPQVQQYVLEQGLAIPSRTALTSNAYFKKTDPGAVNSRLVFDGADDGNVRAFTFGPQGTDWSKPINEALAAVLSGQKSAADALKKAQADMSTFQNR, from the coding sequence ATGAAAAAGACCGTGCTCCTGAGCCTCGCCGTGCTTGCCGCCGCTGCCGCCCAGACCGCGCAGGCGCAGACCACCATCAAGATCAACGGCTACGGCGGCACCGACCCGGCCGTGGTGGGCGACCTGATCAACCGCTTTGTGAAGCCTGCGCTGGCCAAGGACCGCATTACGGTGGTCTACGAGCCGCTGCAGGGCGACTACAACAAGGCGCTGACCACCCTGCTGGCGGCCGGCAACGCCGGGGACGTGTTTTACCTGCCTGCCGAGACCATTGACGGCTTTGTGGCCACCGGCAAGGTGCTGCCGCTGAACGGTCTGGTGAACACCAGCCCCTTTATCAGGAGCCTGAACAGCGCCTTTACCCGGAACGGGCGCCTGTACGGCGTGGCCAAGGACTTCAACACCCTGACCCTGGTGTACAACCGCGACCTGTTCGACGAAGCGGGCGTGCCCTACCCCAACAACAACGACACCTGGGCCACCCTGCAGACCAAGCTGACCACCCTGAAGCAGAAACTGGGCCCGGACTACGCGGGCATCTGCCTGCAGCCCAACTGGGACCGCTTTGGGGCCTTTGCCTTTGCCACTGGCTGGCAGCAGTTCGACAGCAAGGGGCGCACCAATCTGGCCGATCCCCGGTTTGTGGAGGCCTTTAACTTCTACACGGGGCTGGCGAAAAACAAGGTGGGCGTGCAGCCCAGCGAGGTCAGCGAGGGCTGGACCGGCGGCTGCCTGAAAACCGGCAAGGTGGCGGTGGCCATTGAAGGCAGCTGGATCGTGAACTTCCTGCGCGACAACGCCCCGAACCTGAAGTTCGGCACCGCCCTGATGCCCAAGTACACCAAGACCGGCACGCGCGGCAACTTCCTGTACACCGTGGGCTGGGCCATCAACAGCGGCACCAAGAACCGGCAGGCCGCGCTGAAGGTGCTGAACATCCTCACCAGCCCGCAGGTGCAGCAGTACGTGCTGGAACAGGGCCTTGCCATTCCCAGCCGCACGGCGCTGACCAGCAACGCCTACTTTAAAAAGACCGACCCCGGCGCTGTGAACAGCCGCCTGGTCTTTGACGGCGCCGACGACGGCAACGTGCGCGCCTTTACCTTCGGGCCCCAGGGCACCGACTGGAGCAAGCCGATCAACGAGGCCCTGGCCGCCGTGCTGAGTGGCCAGAAGAGTGCCGCCGACGCGCTGAAAAAAGCGCAGGCCGACATGAGCACCTTCCAGAACCGCTAA
- a CDS encoding carbohydrate ABC transporter permease, translating into MRQHRSQTPTAYLFLAPFLITTAIFFFYAFGRALYYSFTDFNLFNTPKLIGVAPYADVLGDPSFRRALGNSLVFALVTTTLQTIGALLMAVALNNKIRGMGFFRSAWYMPSITSSVVITLIFLWLFQRRGIANYLITQWQAYQPLILTFLGTLLALQVGQVLWERARRLPAGWLDPALAAVSALGALAVTGLLAWTGVVGAREVAPFDYQYFADKWIEVGGVRVLSVPLLVVIIQNTFTTIPTLMLFFLAGLQNIPGALYEAADIDGATPWQKLTRVTVPMLRPVTFYVVTVGLIGTMQMFDQVAVIGSAAPPDTLVTLAYYVYTNTFKAGAAPVNMASAAAIILALIILAMVFVQRRFFPSEAS; encoded by the coding sequence ATGCGCCAGCACCGCTCGCAGACCCCGACCGCCTACCTGTTTCTCGCGCCGTTTCTGATCACCACGGCCATCTTTTTCTTCTATGCCTTTGGGCGGGCGCTGTACTACTCGTTTACCGACTTCAACCTGTTCAACACGCCGAAACTTATCGGCGTGGCCCCCTACGCCGACGTGCTGGGCGATCCATCGTTTCGCCGGGCCCTGGGCAACAGCCTGGTGTTTGCCCTGGTGACCACCACGCTGCAGACCATTGGCGCGCTGCTGATGGCCGTGGCGCTGAACAACAAGATCCGGGGCATGGGCTTTTTCCGTTCGGCGTGGTACATGCCCAGCATCACGTCTTCTGTGGTCATCACGCTGATTTTCCTGTGGCTGTTTCAGCGCCGGGGCATCGCCAACTACCTGATCACCCAGTGGCAGGCGTACCAGCCCCTGATCCTCACCTTTCTGGGCACGCTGTTGGCCCTGCAGGTGGGCCAGGTGCTGTGGGAACGCGCCCGGCGGCTGCCCGCTGGCTGGCTGGACCCGGCCCTGGCGGCGGTGAGTGCCCTGGGGGCCCTGGCGGTCACAGGGCTGCTGGCCTGGACCGGCGTGGTGGGCGCGCGCGAGGTGGCCCCCTTTGACTACCAGTACTTTGCCGACAAGTGGATCGAGGTGGGCGGGGTGCGGGTGCTGAGCGTACCGCTGCTGGTGGTCATCATTCAGAACACCTTCACCACCATTCCCACGCTGATGCTGTTTTTCCTGGCAGGGCTGCAGAACATTCCCGGCGCGCTGTACGAGGCCGCCGATATTGACGGCGCCACGCCCTGGCAGAAACTGACGCGCGTGACGGTGCCCATGCTGCGCCCGGTGACCTTTTACGTGGTGACCGTGGGATTGATCGGCACCATGCAGATGTTCGATCAGGTGGCGGTGATCGGCAGCGCCGCGCCGCCCGATACGCTGGTCACGCTGGCGTACTACGTGTATACCAACACCTTCAAAGCCGGCGCCGCGCCGGTGAACATGGCCTCGGCGGCGGCGATCATCCTGGCCCTGATCATTCTGGCGATGGTCTTTGTGCAGCGCCGCTTCTTTCCCTCGGAGGCCTCATGA
- a CDS encoding D-alanyl-D-alanine carboxypeptidase/D-alanyl-D-alanine-endopeptidase: MRRAALLIFCLLSAGAQAPEGGDTVRLTREPGLSAPARGVLSKLPPGVRAGVLVVDLRTRAVLETQAPDDAFIPASTIKLITASSVLDERGGSSGAWTAELTVPAAQVGRAQVSHLTLRGSGDPTLAVTGAYSLRALAQQAYAHGVRQVGQVRLDQTPLSGAWAQTPLGLPMTALRLAEWRVRPPATAAEAQARLGAALVQELRRAGISVASAQIGRAAPFRPYVPPARTDDQGRPLPPDPWIPLAQRPEQGVASVRSASPARVLAAMLRPSDNLRAEELLATLAHRPGGNGTLAGALARERAWLRRVGVDLRGVRLADGSGLSRENRLTARALVTVLRAQYDLPHPLPGKTGLPGALYRTRGNAFIEALPQAGTGENVPEHDGRGGTLARRLLGAGLDVRAKTGTLPGVSALAGYVTGRSGHPLAFAILMNGPEDAPILTLRALQDELVQELAARY, from the coding sequence ATGCGCCGCGCTGCCCTGCTGATTTTCTGTCTGCTGAGCGCAGGGGCCCAGGCGCCCGAGGGAGGCGACACGGTTCGGCTGACGCGCGAGCCGGGCCTGAGTGCGCCGGCGCGCGGGGTGCTCTCGAAGCTGCCGCCGGGGGTGCGCGCAGGGGTGCTGGTGGTGGACCTGCGCACGCGGGCGGTGCTGGAAACCCAGGCCCCCGACGACGCCTTTATTCCCGCCAGCACGATCAAGCTGATCACGGCCAGCAGCGTGCTGGACGAACGCGGGGGGTCGTCGGGGGCCTGGACAGCCGAATTGACGGTGCCTGCTGCCCAGGTGGGCCGCGCGCAGGTGTCGCACCTGACCCTGCGCGGCAGCGGCGACCCCACGCTGGCGGTCACGGGGGCCTACAGCCTGCGGGCCCTGGCGCAGCAGGCCTATGCCCACGGCGTGCGGCAGGTGGGGCAGGTGCGGCTGGACCAAACGCCGCTGAGTGGCGCCTGGGCACAGACTCCGCTGGGGCTGCCCATGACCGCCCTGCGACTGGCCGAATGGCGCGTTCGTCCCCCTGCCACCGCCGCTGAAGCCCAGGCGCGCCTGGGGGCGGCCCTGGTGCAGGAATTGCGCCGCGCCGGTATCTCTGTCGCCTCAGCGCAGATTGGGCGCGCCGCCCCGTTCCGGCCCTACGTGCCCCCCGCCCGCACCGACGACCAGGGCCGCCCGCTGCCCCCCGATCCCTGGATTCCGCTGGCCCAGCGCCCCGAGCAGGGGGTGGCCAGTGTGCGCAGCGCCTCGCCTGCGCGGGTGCTGGCGGCCATGCTGCGCCCCAGTGACAACCTGCGGGCCGAAGAACTGCTCGCCACCCTGGCCCACCGCCCCGGCGGCAACGGCACCCTCGCCGGGGCCCTGGCCCGGGAGCGGGCGTGGCTGCGCCGCGTGGGCGTAGACCTGCGGGGCGTGCGCCTCGCTGACGGCAGCGGCCTGAGCCGCGAGAACCGCCTGACCGCGCGGGCGCTGGTCACGGTGCTGCGCGCCCAGTACGATCTGCCCCACCCCCTGCCCGGCAAGACAGGCCTGCCTGGGGCCCTGTACCGCACGCGGGGCAACGCCTTCATTGAAGCGCTGCCCCAGGCCGGCACCGGCGAAAATGTGCCGGAGCACGACGGGCGCGGCGGTACCCTGGCCCGGCGGCTGCTGGGCGCGGGGCTGGACGTGCGCGCCAAGACCGGCACCCTGCCCGGGGTGAGTGCGCTGGCCGGATACGTGACGGGCCGCAGTGGACACCCCCTGGCCTTTGCGATCCTGATGAACGGCCCCGAGGATGCCCCTATCCTTACCCTGCGTGCTCTGCAGGACGAACTGGTGCAGGAACTGGCGGCGCGCTACTGA
- a CDS encoding YbaN family protein gives MASLPPAPPKIRPLWVALGFVLTGLGVLGLLLPGLPGTVWFVLAAACFSRGDPRWEAWLLSRPVVGPLVQDYRAGRGMPLRAKWVACLCIVLAVAFSVGRIPVLAGQVLWVLLGLAGVLYITLRVPTRR, from the coding sequence ATGGCTTCGTTGCCGCCGGCGCCCCCCAAAATCCGCCCCCTGTGGGTGGCGCTGGGCTTTGTTCTGACGGGCCTGGGTGTGCTGGGGCTGCTGTTGCCCGGGCTGCCGGGTACGGTGTGGTTTGTGCTGGCCGCCGCCTGTTTCTCGCGCGGCGATCCGCGCTGGGAGGCGTGGCTGCTCTCGCGCCCGGTGGTGGGGCCGCTGGTGCAGGACTACCGCGCGGGGCGGGGGATGCCGCTGCGGGCCAAATGGGTGGCCTGCCTGTGCATCGTGCTGGCCGTGGCCTTCAGCGTGGGGCGCATTCCGGTGCTGGCCGGACAGGTGCTTTGGGTGCTGCTGGGGCTGGCCGGCGTGCTGTACATCACGCTGCGGGTGCCCACGCGGCGCTGA
- a CDS encoding amylo-alpha-1,6-glucosidase: MLNTRTVLKDNDLYLVGDAQYVVAQGESGLYRRDTRVLSRYEWRLDGQPPQPLLQQERAPFWLHEQAANANVGYTMKVGLRRDLTLSATELRDTLQVTRYRGQGPHELKLYLGADYLDMFEVRGWPGGLGARAVEAQATAQGVTFAYAAGDGLRSRTVVQASLPATWDGEALVWTLPDAHTQLQVSVFPLQDDEVPTPGDPAALLAEYRALTERLRAQVQLPDPADQQVLERSVADLRSLSFQTDHGAFPAAGLPWFVAPFGRDSMLMALMVHRHLPELARTVARYLAAHQGVRHDPMTLEQPGKILHELRVGELTRLGHTPHRPYYATADATPLFVWLVGELARTDPALAGELRPHWEAALQWCLHDGDPDGDGFLEYTPDPNGITNAVWKDSGDSTFTEDGVDVSGHVAVIEVQGYAYAAYRAAASMYRQLGEPGAAEAWDARALALQAAFQRAFWWPERGTYVHGLNGDKQPLRVLVSNAAHTLCTGIIAPPYAVQVAASALGPELWSGWGIRTLGTGERRYNPVSYHNGSVWPHDTALAALGMARCGLHAQAQQVARALFDAARAAPDHRLSELFAGFPREAHTPPVPYPAACHPQGWDAAIPLALWPLLGSNADAVPHPTEVVASR, encoded by the coding sequence ATGCTCAACACCCGCACGGTTCTCAAAGACAACGACCTTTATCTGGTGGGCGACGCCCAGTACGTGGTGGCCCAGGGCGAAAGCGGGCTGTACCGCCGCGACACGCGGGTGCTGTCGCGCTACGAGTGGCGCCTGGACGGCCAGCCGCCCCAGCCCTTGCTGCAGCAGGAACGCGCCCCCTTCTGGCTACACGAGCAGGCCGCCAACGCCAACGTGGGCTACACCATGAAGGTGGGCCTGCGCCGCGACCTCACCCTGAGCGCCACCGAACTGCGCGACACCCTGCAGGTCACCCGTTACCGGGGCCAGGGCCCCCACGAACTGAAGCTGTACCTGGGCGCCGATTACCTGGATATGTTCGAGGTGCGCGGCTGGCCCGGCGGCCTGGGCGCGCGGGCGGTTGAGGCGCAGGCCACCGCCCAGGGCGTGACCTTCGCGTATGCGGCGGGCGACGGCCTGCGCAGCCGCACCGTGGTGCAGGCCAGCCTCCCCGCCACCTGGGACGGCGAGGCCCTGGTCTGGACATTGCCAGATGCCCACACCCAATTACAGGTGAGCGTCTTTCCCCTGCAGGACGATGAGGTGCCTACCCCCGGCGACCCGGCGGCGCTGCTGGCCGAATACCGCGCCCTCACCGAGAGGCTGCGCGCCCAGGTGCAGCTGCCCGACCCCGCCGACCAGCAGGTGCTGGAGCGCAGCGTGGCCGACCTGCGCAGCCTGAGTTTTCAGACCGACCACGGCGCCTTTCCGGCGGCGGGCCTGCCCTGGTTCGTGGCGCCTTTTGGCCGCGACTCTATGCTGATGGCGCTGATGGTGCACCGCCACCTGCCCGAGCTGGCCCGCACGGTGGCGCGCTACCTCGCCGCCCACCAGGGCGTGCGCCACGACCCAATGACCCTGGAGCAGCCCGGCAAGATCCTGCACGAACTGCGGGTGGGCGAGCTGACACGCCTGGGCCACACCCCGCACCGCCCCTACTACGCCACCGCCGACGCCACGCCGCTGTTCGTGTGGCTGGTGGGCGAACTGGCCCGCACGGACCCCGCCCTGGCCGGGGAACTGCGCCCGCACTGGGAAGCGGCCCTGCAGTGGTGCCTGCACGACGGCGACCCCGACGGCGACGGCTTTCTGGAATACACCCCGGACCCCAACGGGATTACCAACGCGGTCTGGAAAGACAGCGGCGACTCCACCTTTACCGAGGACGGGGTGGATGTCAGCGGCCATGTGGCGGTGATCGAGGTCCAGGGCTACGCCTACGCGGCCTACCGCGCGGCGGCCAGCATGTACCGCCAGCTGGGCGAACCCGGAGCCGCCGAAGCCTGGGACGCGCGGGCCCTGGCGCTGCAGGCGGCCTTTCAGCGGGCCTTCTGGTGGCCGGAGCGCGGCACCTACGTGCACGGCCTGAACGGCGATAAACAGCCGCTGCGGGTGCTGGTGAGCAACGCGGCCCATACCCTGTGCACCGGCATCATTGCCCCGCCCTACGCGGTGCAGGTGGCCGCCAGCGCCCTGGGCCCAGAACTGTGGAGCGGCTGGGGCATTCGCACCCTGGGCACCGGGGAGCGGCGCTACAACCCGGTGTCGTACCACAACGGCAGCGTGTGGCCACACGACACCGCCCTGGCGGCCCTGGGCATGGCCCGCTGCGGCCTGCACGCCCAGGCCCAGCAGGTGGCCCGCGCCCTCTTTGACGCCGCCCGCGCCGCCCCCGACCACCGCCTCAGCGAACTGTTTGCCGGCTTCCCCCGCGAGGCCCACACGCCCCCCGTCCCCTATCCCGCCGCCTGCCACCCCCAGGGCTGGGACGCCGCCATTCCCCTGGCCCTGTGGCCCCTGCTGGGCAGCAACGCC
- a CDS encoding LacI family DNA-binding transcriptional regulator: MTPTTRATIDDIARAAGVSKGTVSRVLNGHSTVAARTRQRVQDVMVQLSYAPDPAARHLSWRTGQTLGLSLDRDDPLLHPYHVLFRRALESQTAPQGVQLVDLRADLQGMARLPSAVLVMHAVDGDPRLSYLAAQGVPAVLIGHQPGAFWVAPDDVGGARLATRQLTGAGHRQLAYLGAGPSQVAQDREYGARDAARAAGATLQTIASDFTVLGGYRAVRRAWEGGLRFTGLFAQSDESAAGAVAALDDLGVRVPHEVSVVGFDGLPELPIPLKLTTVAQDIPRIAATALTLVQEAIRGLPARGEFIPVHLMPGATVAPPPGGTP, translated from the coding sequence ATGACCCCCACGACCCGCGCCACCATTGACGACATCGCCCGCGCCGCTGGCGTGAGCAAGGGCACCGTCAGCCGCGTGCTGAACGGCCACAGCACCGTGGCGGCGCGCACCCGGCAACGGGTGCAGGACGTGATGGTGCAGCTGAGCTACGCGCCGGACCCGGCGGCCCGGCACCTGAGCTGGCGCACCGGGCAGACGCTGGGGCTGTCGCTGGACCGCGACGATCCGCTGCTGCACCCCTATCACGTGCTGTTTCGCCGGGCGCTGGAAAGCCAGACGGCCCCGCAGGGTGTGCAGCTGGTGGACCTGCGCGCCGACCTGCAGGGCATGGCCCGGTTGCCCAGCGCGGTGCTGGTGATGCACGCCGTGGACGGCGACCCCCGCCTGAGCTATCTGGCGGCCCAGGGGGTGCCGGCTGTGCTGATCGGGCACCAGCCGGGGGCCTTCTGGGTGGCGCCCGACGATGTGGGCGGCGCGCGCCTGGCCACCCGGCAACTGACGGGCGCGGGCCACCGCCAGCTGGCCTACCTGGGGGCCGGGCCCAGCCAGGTGGCCCAGGACCGCGAATACGGCGCGCGGGACGCGGCGCGCGCCGCCGGGGCCACCCTGCAGACCATTGCCAGCGATTTCACCGTGCTGGGCGGCTACCGCGCCGTGCGCCGCGCCTGGGAAGGGGGGCTGCGCTTTACCGGCCTCTTTGCCCAGAGCGACGAGAGTGCCGCTGGCGCCGTGGCCGCGCTGGACGACCTGGGCGTGCGCGTGCCGCACGAGGTCAGCGTGGTGGGCTTTGACGGCCTGCCCGAACTGCCCATTCCGCTGAAGCTGACCACCGTGGCCCAGGACATTCCCCGCATTGCCGCCACCGCCCTGACCCTGGTGCAGGAGGCCATTCGCGGCCTGCCCGCGCGGGGCGAATTCATTCCTGTACACCTGATGCCCGGCGCCACTGTCGCGCCACCCCCCGGAGGGACGCCATGA
- a CDS encoding 4Fe-4S dicluster domain-containing protein, giving the protein MLDGVLARLDEATNPLPRFTAPRCLLERQAVGGCDACHRTCPHGAIELGPLGQSVQIDPAKCTGCGLCVQVCPSGALEYNLEPALQAVKDQQAPGSRPGPDASLTCAQSGAGGPTLPCLGRVTPALLSAAGAWGAPLTLLHGDCAACPVGAPDVPARLERVLDEAQRLRAPTGQPARVTIRRAAPEDRTRALTVSRRGAFGALFRAGKQQVAQSLPEQPLPFVDWSVPEERTPQEWVWRARSLKPAPPEDAAISWPAPLVDDSCIDCPVCANVCPTGAIARELQPDGGVQLLLTLNACTGCMACLQSCPPQAIHAQTHWRPAAFRAPLLLRESDSVM; this is encoded by the coding sequence ATGCTTGACGGAGTCCTGGCCCGGCTGGACGAGGCCACCAACCCCCTGCCCCGCTTCACGGCCCCGCGCTGCCTGCTGGAACGTCAGGCGGTGGGGGGCTGCGACGCCTGCCACCGCACCTGCCCGCACGGCGCCATCGAACTGGGCCCACTGGGCCAGAGCGTGCAGATTGACCCGGCCAAGTGCACCGGCTGCGGCCTGTGCGTGCAGGTGTGCCCCAGCGGCGCCCTGGAATACAATCTGGAACCCGCCCTGCAAGCGGTCAAAGACCAGCAGGCCCCCGGCAGCCGCCCCGGTCCCGACGCCAGCCTCACCTGTGCCCAGAGCGGCGCGGGCGGCCCCACACTGCCCTGCCTGGGGCGCGTGACCCCGGCGCTGCTGTCGGCCGCCGGGGCCTGGGGCGCGCCGCTGACCCTGCTGCACGGCGACTGCGCCGCGTGCCCGGTGGGCGCCCCCGATGTGCCGGCCCGCCTGGAGCGGGTGCTGGACGAAGCCCAGCGCCTGCGCGCCCCCACCGGCCAGCCCGCCCGGGTGACCATCCGCCGCGCGGCGCCCGAGGACAGGACGCGGGCCCTGACCGTGTCGCGCCGGGGGGCCTTTGGGGCCCTGTTCCGTGCGGGCAAGCAGCAGGTGGCCCAGAGCCTGCCCGAGCAACCCCTGCCCTTCGTGGACTGGAGCGTGCCTGAAGAGCGCACCCCCCAGGAATGGGTGTGGCGCGCGCGCAGCCTGAAGCCCGCCCCCCCGGAGGACGCCGCCATTTCCTGGCCCGCCCCGCTGGTGGACGACAGCTGTATTGATTGCCCGGTGTGCGCCAACGTGTGCCCCACAGGCGCCATTGCCCGCGAACTGCAACCCGACGGCGGCGTGCAACTGCTGCTGACCCTGAATGCCTGCACCGGCTGCATGGCCTGCCTGCAGTCCTGCCCCCCCCAAGCCATTCACGCCCAGACCCACTGGCGCCCGGCGGCCTTCCGCGCGCCGCTGCTGCTGCGGGAGAGCGATTCGGTGATGTAG